A single window of Salmo trutta unplaced genomic scaffold, fSalTru1.1, whole genome shotgun sequence DNA harbors:
- the LOC115186452 gene encoding gastrula zinc finger protein XlCGF17.1-like → MTKRSNSLKVHLRIHTGGKSHWCSDCGKRFNSTIDLKIHHRIHTGERTFGCDQCLKSFSQLKTLKSHQRTHTGEKPYGCDQCGKSFTVSSSLIVHQRTHTGEKLHHCSFCGKSFSTSHTLKVHQRMHTGERPYSCNQCGKCFFTSSNLTKHQRTHTGEKPFSCNQCGKSFGQSGDLKIHQRLHTGEKPYGCDQCGKRYNQSSSLIVHQRTHTGEKPYGCDQCGKSFNQSSSLVVHQRTHTGEKPYSCTQCGKSFVTSGCLMTHQRTHTGEKPYSCDQCGKSFTQLNSLVVHLRTHTGEKPYSCSQCGKSFNWLNSMVSHHRTHTGEKPHSCNQCDKRFSDKRYLIKHQKIHR, encoded by the exons atgactaaaag ATCGAattcactaaaagtacacctgagaattcacactggagggAAATCTCACTggtgctctgactgtgggaaaagattcaactCTACAATAGACCTTAAAATACATCATAGAATTCACACAGGGGAGAGAActtttggctgtgatcaatgtttgAAGAGTTTTTCTCAGctaaaaaccctgaaatcacaccagagaacacacacaggagagaaaccttatggctgtgatcaatgtgggaagagttttactgtgtCAAGCTCCTtgatagtgcaccagagaacacacacaggagagaagcttcACCATTGTTCATTTTGTGGGAAAAGCTTTTCAACATCACACACCTTGAAGGTGCACCagagaatgcacacaggagagcgaccttatagctgtaatcaatgtgggaagtgtttttttacatctagcaatctgactaaacaccagagaacacacacaggagagaaaccatttagctgtaatcaatgtgggaagagttttggtcaatctggagatctgaagatacaccagagactgcacacaggagagaaaccttatggctgtgatcaatgtgggaagagatataATCAGTCGAGCAGTCTgatagtacaccagagaacacacacaggagagaaaccttatggctgtgatcaatgtgggaagagttttaatcAGTCAAGCAGCCTTGtggtacaccagagaacacacacaggagagaaaccatatagctgtactcaatgtgggaagagttttgttacatctggctgtctgatgacacaccagagaacacacacaggagagaagccttatagctgtgatcaatgtgggaagagttttactcagttaaACAGCCTGGTAGTGcatctgagaacacacacaggagagaagccttatagctgtagtcaatgtgggaagagttttaattGGCTAAACAGCATGGTATcacaccacagaacacacacaggagagaaacctcatagctgtaatcaatgtgacAAAAGATTCTCAGATAAAAGatatctgattaaacatcagaaaatacatagatga